Proteins encoded by one window of Cuniculiplasma divulgatum:
- a CDS encoding DUF4396 domain-containing protein, which translates to MYTSILEGVMLLWFALTIPFLIFVILDIRSTPENPILKLGFVLVTAYAGVIGAFLYVVGCREPLPGLHERYVSARWRQVLGSTIHCVAGDGIGILVGAVIGSVIHFSPFVDVAIEYSMGFLFGWAIFQSLFMRDMAGGSYKRSLASTFIPELLSMNLLMTAMIPISTISLANIPGGHNPLGVVFWFIFSMALLGGLGMAYPMNWWLVSNHLKHGMMTVRPKTHDSESMINKHTDMHHMKEVYPSRGIISIMASISILALAAGIIIAWFFGGL; encoded by the coding sequence ATGTACACCTCAATTCTTGAAGGAGTGATGTTGCTTTGGTTTGCGCTTACAATCCCTTTCCTGATTTTCGTAATCTTGGATATACGTTCCACTCCAGAGAATCCAATCCTTAAACTGGGATTTGTCTTGGTGACAGCGTATGCTGGAGTCATAGGTGCCTTCCTGTATGTGGTAGGTTGCAGAGAGCCTCTACCTGGTCTACATGAACGCTACGTTTCTGCAAGGTGGAGACAGGTACTTGGGTCTACTATACATTGCGTTGCGGGAGACGGCATAGGAATATTAGTGGGCGCGGTAATTGGTTCTGTAATACACTTTTCTCCATTTGTCGACGTGGCTATTGAATATTCCATGGGTTTCCTTTTTGGATGGGCGATATTCCAGTCATTGTTCATGCGTGACATGGCAGGTGGTTCTTACAAGCGTTCCTTAGCTTCGACTTTTATACCAGAACTGCTCTCCATGAATCTTCTGATGACTGCAATGATTCCCATTTCAACCATTTCCCTGGCAAACATTCCTGGAGGTCATAACCCGTTAGGAGTGGTGTTCTGGTTTATATTCTCCATGGCTCTCTTGGGAGGCTTAGGGATGGCTTACCCAATGAACTGGTGGCTGGTATCAAATCACCTTAAGCACGGCATGATGACTGTCAGACCTAAAACACACGATTCAGAAAGTATGATAAACAAACATACAGATATGCACCACATGAAAGAAGTATATCCCAGCAGAGGGATCATATCGATAATGGCATCTATATCAATTTTAGCGCTAGCCGCAGGAATAATAATTGCATGGTTTTTTGGTGGCCTGTAA